From a region of the Candida albicans SC5314 chromosome 1, complete sequence genome:
- the GRP1 gene encoding Grp1p (Protein similar to dihydroflavonol-4-reductases) codes for MTKVFITGASGFIAQHIIKLLLSKGYEVVGTVRSTTKGEQLKSFMPSDAKFTYEIVKELSTPNSFDEALSKHNDIEYLFHTASPLTFDTEDPENVILQPAIKGTENILHAAADLCPNLKRVVLTSSDAAIYSNTDETNPTLSFNEGSWNNTSYQDALKDNITAYYASKAFAEKLAWEFVLMQKPVFGLVVVNPSWVFGPKAYDFDPKRFNSSNEMIDDLLKLNHENNSTFENVSGGYISATDIAKVQVYAIESDDLVNKRLLMTNGYFTCQQILDIINKHFPELNLPKGNPGTEAEEFKKLARVNNNATRKLLPWEFEPLETIVVDTVKQILESKQN; via the coding sequence ATGACAAAGGTTTTCATAACAGGAGCATCAGGGTTTATTGCTCAACacattatcaaattattattatcaaaaggATACGAAGTTGTTGGCACTGTTCGTTCAACCACCAAAGgtgaacaattgaaatcttTCATGCCCTCAGATGCCAAATTTACATATGAGATAGTTAAAGAATTGTCTACACCCAACTCCTTTGATGAAGCATTGAGTAAACACAACGACATagaatatttatttcataCTGCATCCCCATTGACATTTGATACCGAAGACCCAGAAAATGTTATTCTTCAACCTGCCATTAAAGGAACGGAAAACATTTTGCATGCAGCAGCTGACCTTTGTCCAAACTTGAAACGTGTAGTGCTCACTTCTTCAGATGCTGCCATTTATTCCAATACTGATGAGACAAACCCGACATTATCTTTCAATGAAGGAAGTTGGAACAATACTTCATATCAAGATGCATTGAAGGATAATATTACAGCATATTATGCATCTAAGGCATTTGCAGAAAAATTGGCTTGGGAATTTGTCTTGATGCAAAAACCAGTGTTTGGATTAGTGGTTGTAAACCCATCTTGGGTATTTGGTCCAAAAGCATATGATTTTGATCCTAAAAGATTTAATAGTTCGAATGAAatgattgatgatttgttaaaattgaaccacgaaaataattcaactttTGAGAATGTTAGTGGTGGATACATTTCGGCAACAGATATAGCTAAAGTTCAAGTGTATGCAATTGAATCCGATGACTTGGTAAACAAAAGATTATTAATGACAAATGGGTATTTCACCTGTCAACAGATTCTTgatataatcaataaacaTTTCCCAGAATTAAACCTACCAAAAGGTAACCCGGGAACAGAAGCGGAGGAGTTTAAGAAACTAGCAAGAGTGAACAATAATGCTACCAGAAAATTATTGCCTTGGGAGTTTGAGCCTTTGGAAACTATTGTCGTTGATACAGTAAAACAAATTCTAGAATCTaaacaaaactaa
- a CDS encoding uncharacterized protein (Protein of unknown function; induced during chlamydospore formation in both C. albicans and C. dubliniensis), producing MSPSKLSNDETPPDLDFRFTGIKQRLIKSENVKQVTASWKRLLVEINKEFTEIAKIGPSYVPKCDFIDIKDNKLPQQVSELFKQRGCLMIENVIDVDRIDIWFNELVEFCKTHPETAGYTFPNPTSWYNVFWSKPQTEARFHPNMKAIFKAMSKEFYVEDKENCLIDLDTQLVYGDRIRIREPGKAAALPLHLDSSSIERWEDIMYSEVYKSIFEGDWENWDAFKLDERTYSKENLYKDEDDTGGKSTICSSFRTLQGWLALSNNKSGEGTLRVLPSLKLSMAYIMLRPFFWKDPESGNIDDYEIDLITPKFPGTVPGTGQLFLDKFYPHLHQGIISIPDVKKGSFVFWHCDLPHEVDREHNGNGHSSVLYYGQTPLSITNIQTLLDTRDAFLKNISPADYRSQLNEEEKQKEFQGANIDDLKNDIDSKRSMGLEEFEKPENMSGGQAKIRSIANQALKSSGFNVDKYIHHAAK from the coding sequence ATGTCTCCTtccaaattatcaaatgacGAAACTCCACCTGATTTGGATTTTCGATTCACTGGTATCAAACAACGGTTAATTAAATCCGAGAATGTCAAACAAGTCACTGCTAGTTGGAAAAGATTATTAGTTGAAATAAACAAAGAGTTTACAGAGATTGCCAAAATAGGACCCTCATATGTTCCGAAATGTGATTTTATTGACATCAAAGACAACAAGCTTCCACAGCAAGTTTCCGAATTGTTCAAACAACGGGGATGTTTAATGATTGAAAATGTAATTGATGTTGATCGAATTGATATTTGGTTCAATGAATTGGTCGAGTTTTGTAAAACACACCCCGAAACAGCAGGATACACTTTTCCTAATCCAACATCTTGGTACAATGTTTTTTGGTCAAAGCCACAAACAGAAGCAAGGTTCCACCCTAATATGAAAGCCATTTTCAAAGCCATGAGTAAAGAGTTTTATGTTGAAGATAAAGagaattgtttaattgatttagatACACAGCTTGTTTATGGGGACAGGATTAGAATCAGAGAGCCTGGAAAGGCAGCTGCTTTGCCATTGCATTTAGACTCTTCGTCAATCGAAAGATGGGAAGACATCATGTATTCTGAAGTGtacaaatcaatttttgaagGTGATTGGGAGAATTGGGATGCATTCAAATTAGATGAAAGAACTTACTCCAAAgaaaatttatataaagatgaagatgatacTGGTGGGAAATCCACAATATGTTCTTCATTTCGTACATTGCAAGGTTGGTTGGCACTTTCCAACAATAAGTCAGGTGAAGGTACTTTGAGAGTATTACCCagtttgaaattatcaatgGCTTATATAATGCTTAGACCatttttttggaaagaCCCCGAGTCAGGGAACATAgatgattatgaaattgatttgattacaCCCAAGTTTCCTGGAACAGTGCCAGGAACTGGACAATTGTTTCTTGATAAGTTTTATCCTCATTTACATCAAGGTATTATTTCTATCCCAGATGTTAAAAAGGGCTCATTTGTGTTTTGGCATTGTGATCTCCCTCATGAGGTTGATCGAGAACACAATGGAAATGGACACTCTTCGGTGTTATATTATGGCCAAACTCCATTAAGTATTACAAACATTCAGACATTGTTGGATACTAGGGAtgcatttttgaaaaatatttcaccAGCTGATTACAGATCTCAATTGAACGAGGAAGAAAAGCAAAAAGAATTTCAAGGTGCCAATATCGATGACTTGAAAAACGATATTGATTCGAAAAGATCGATGGGGTtggaagaatttgaaaaaccaGAAAATATGAGCGGTGGTCAAGCAAAAATTAGAAGTATTGCAAATCAAGCGTTAAAAAGTAGTGGCTTCAATGTTGATAAGTATATTCACCATGCTGCTAAGTAG
- a CDS encoding uncharacterized protein (Predicted MFS family membrane transporter, member of the drug:proton antiporter (12 spanner) (DHA1) family; Spider biofilm induced) encodes MSEGWISFLIDEIGLYTLSNAGTDVYIIILLRMIRLIGFGATSLILALFLKSLGIPEQYIGLFMTLTFIGDLVSSFLLSIITDQIGRKKMLLACSVLMTLTGAVFGSFENYYVLVITAILGILTPSGGEVGPFRTVEQSSIASLVPHEKRSDIYAWYTFLGTFCAAFGSFLAGALIDIVQDNYGFTIVQSYKCVFWVYTLLSGICVILCLFITGNIEVKPDPGLEEPATTPEDNESEPTETSQLIPTTGNVTNKPKNKFRLLPHLSPDTYLLVIKLSLLFGLDSFASSLTPISWISYYIKNKFDVPSSYLGSVFFTTGFVSGFTSLGSTPLTKRFGAVVTMVFTHLPASILLALVPLPSSFSLTMGILVVRACTQTMDVAPKHVFLATLVSDSDRTAVFGFVNVVKTLAQVVGPSIVGVITQRGAQWISFVIAGSLKATYDIGMLVTFLTYNRHAVH; translated from the coding sequence atgtCAGAAGGATGGATTTCATTTCTAATTGATGAGATTGGTCTTTATACCCTCTCCAATGCCGGAACAGATGTATACATTATCATTCTTCTTAGAATGATTAGATTAATTGGGTTTGGTGCAACATCTTTAATCCTTGCATTATTCTTAAAATCACTAGGCATTCCAGAACAATATATCGGATTATTTATGACATTGACATTTATTGGGGATTTGGTGTCTTCATTCTTATTATCTATCATAACTGATCAAATTGGAAGGAAAAAAATGTTGCTTGCTTGTTCGGTCTTGATGACTTTGACAGGGGCTGTTTTCGGTTCGTTTGAAAATTACTATGTTTTGGTTATAACTGCTATTCTTGGAATTTTGACACCCTCTGGAGGGGAAGTTGGTCCATTTAGAACAGTTGAGCAAAGTTCTATTGCATCATTGGTTCCTCATGAGAAGAGATCAGACATTTATGCTTGGTATACGTTTTTGGGAACATTTTGTGCTGCCTTTGGGTCATTCTTGGCAGGAGCATTGATCGACATTGTTCAGGACAACTATGGGTTCACCATAGTGCAAAGTTACAAATGTGTATTTTGGGTCTACACGTTGTTATCTGGTATATGTGTTATTTTATGTTTATTCATCACGGGAAATATTGAAGTGAAGCCAGACCCTGGGCTTGAAGAACCAGCAACCACACCAGAAGACAATGAGTCTGAACCAACTGAAACATCTCAATTAATACCAACAACAGGTAATGTGACCAATAAACCCAAGAATAAGTTCAGATTATTGCCACATTTATCGCCAGATACCTACTTACTTGTCATTAAATTGTCCTTATTATTTGGACTTGATTCATTTGCCTCATCATTAACTCCAATCTCATGGATTTCATATTATATCAAAAACAAGTTTGATGTACCATCATCTTATTTGGGTTCAGTTTTTTTCACCACTGGATTTGTGAGTGGTTTCACATCACTTGGTAGTACACCATTAACCAAAAGATTTGGGGCAGTTGTGACAATGGTCTTCACTCACTTGCCAGCATCGATATTGTTAGCCCTTGTCCCACTCCCATCTTCTTTCTCCTTGACTATGGGCATTTTGGTCGTTCGAGCATGTACGCAAACAATGGATGTAGCACCCAAACATGTATTCTTAGCAACCTTGGTGTCAGATAGTGATAGGACTGCAGTGTTTGGATTTGTCAATGTTGTCAAAACATTAGCACAAGTTGTGGGTCCAAGTATTGTTGGTGTAATCACCCAACGTGGTGCCCAATGGATTTCGTTTGTTATTGCTGGGTCATTGAAGGCCACCTACGATATCGGAATGTTGGTAACATTTTTAACTTACAATCGTCATGCTGTACACTAG